Below is a window of Streptomyces sp. WMMB303 DNA.
AACAAGCTGCTGCACAAGGCGCTCGACATGTACATGTCTCGTCGCTGAACGCGCTCCCCGCGCCCGTCCGGGCTGTCCGCCCGACAGCACGACCCCACCAGACGACCCCACCAGAAAGGTTCCGTACCGGCCATGGCGCTCTCCCTCTACGTCGACAACGATCGCTGGCGAGCGCACCAGCAGACCGTGATCCAGCAGTTCCCGGGCATCGTGCCGGTCTGCAAGGGCAACGGCTACGGCTTCGGCCACGAGCGCCTGGCCGACGAGGCCACCGCGTTCGGCGCCGACATCCTGGCCGTCGGCACCACCTACGAGGCGGCCCGTACGAAGGACCTGTTCGGCGGCGATCTGCTGGTGCTCACCCCGTTCCGCAAGGACGAGGAACCGGTGCCGCTGCCCGACCGCGCCATCCGCTCGGTCTCCTCGGTGGAGGGCGTGGGCCTCATGCGCGGGGCCCGGGTCGTCATCGAGGTGATGAGCAGCATGAAGCGGCACGGCGTCACCGAGCAGGACCTGCCGCGGCTGCACGCCGCCATCGACGAGGTCCGCCTGGAGGGCTTCGCCATCCATCTGCCGCTGGACCGGGCCGACGGCTCGGACGCGGTGGAGGAGGTCATCGGCTGGATGGACCGGCTGCGCGCCGCGCGGCTGCCGCTGGACACCATGTTCGTCAGCCACCTGCTGCCGGAGGAGTTCGCCGTCCTCCAGCAGCAGTTCCCGCAGACCCGCTTCCGCGCCCGGATCGGCACCCGGCTGTGGCTGGGCGACCACGCCGCCACCGAGTACCGGGGCGCGATCCTGGACGTCAGCCGGGTGGCCAAGGGCGAGCGGTTCGGCTACCGGCAGGCCAAGGCGTCCGGCGACGGCTGGCTCGTCGTCGTCGCGGGCGGCACCTCGCACGGGGTGGGCCTGGAGTCCCCCAAGGCGCTGCACGGCATCACACCGCGCGCCAAGGGCGTCGCCCGCGCGGGCCTGGCGACGGTCAACCGGAACCTCTCCCCGTTCGTCTGGGCGGGCAAGCAGCGCTGGTTCGCCGAGCCGCCGCACATGCAGGTCTCCATCCTCTTCGTCCCCGCCGACGCGCCGGAGCCGCATGTGGGCGAGGAGCTCGTCGCGATCCTCCGCCACACCACCACCGCGGTGGACCGGACAGTGGACCGCTGACGGCAGTCACCTGACAGCAGCCCGCTGACGGCGGCCCGGGCAGCGCGGGCCGTGTCCGGCCGGCACGGGCCCGTCCGTCCCGGCCGCGGGGAGCGGCTACAGCAGTGGCAGCGCATGCAAGGAGGGGCCCGGGGAAACGTCCCCGGGCCCCTCCGCGCAGTGTGCCGTCAGCGGCCGGCGGTCAGCGCTCCGCCTTGCCGTCGATGAAGTCCTGCACGTTCTGCCGGGCCACGTCGTCGAAGTACTGCACGGGCGGCGACTTCATGAAGTACGAGGAGGCCGAGAGAATCGGGCCGCCGATACCGCGGTCCTTGGCGATCTTCGCGGCGCGCAGCGCATCGATGATCACACCGGCGGAGTTGGGCGAGTCCCACACCTCGAGCTTGTACTCCAGGTTCAGCGGCACGTCGCCGAAGGCGCGGCCCTCCAGCCGGACATAGGCCCACTTGCGGTCGTCCAGCCAGGCGACGAAGTCCGAGGGGCCGATGTGCACGTTGTCGGCGCCCAGGTCGCGGTCGGGGATCTGGGAGGTGACGGCCTGCGTCTTGGAGATCTTCTTGGACTCCAGCCGCTCCCGCTCCAGCATGTTCTTGAAGTCCATGTTGCCGCCGACGTTCAGCTGCATCGTGCGGTCCAGGACGACCCCGCGGTCCTCGAACAGCTTCGCCATCACCCGGTGCGTGATGGTGGCGCCGACCTGCGACTTGATGTCGTCACCGACGATCGGCACGCCCGCGGCGGTGAACTTGTCCGCCCACTCCTTGGTGCCGGCGATGAAGACGGGGAGCGCGTTGACGAAGGCCACCCCGGCGTCCAGGGCGCACTGCGCGTAGAACTCGACGGCGGACTGCGAGCCCACGGGCAGGTAGCAGACCAGCACGTCCGCCTGCGCGTCCTTCAGCGCCCGGACGACGTCGACGGGGGCGGCGTCGGACTCCTCGATGGTCTCGCGGTAGTACTTGCCCAGACCGTCGTGGGTGTGGCCGCGCTGCACGGAGACGCCGGTGGGCGGCACGTCGCAGATCTTGATGGTGTTGTTCTCACTGGCGCCGATGGCGTCGGCCAGGTCGAGGCCCACCTTCTTGCCGTCGACGTCGAAGGCGGCGACGAACTCGATGTCGCGCACGTGGTAGTCGCCGAACTGGACGTGCATCAGCCCCGGCACCTTGCCGTCCGGGTCGGCGTCCTTGTAGTACTCGACGCCCTGGACCAGCGATGCGGCGCAGTTGCCCACGCCGGCGATGGCTACGCGAACCGAACCCATTCCGGTTGCTCCCTGTGTGTTCTCGCTGAGGCTCGCGACGGAGCGCGGCCTCATCTGTCGGTGTTGTCGGACGGACCCGGTGCTGGACGGTCCGGACGGGTCTCCCGCGCCGGGCGCCCCGCACGCTCGCTCTCGATGAGTTCGCTGAGCCAGCGGACCTCGCGCTCCACGGATTCCATGCCGTGGCGCTGGAGTTCGAGCGTGTAGTCGTCGAGGCGCTCACGGGTACGGGCGAGGGAGGCGCGCATCTTCGCGAGCCTCTCCTCCAGTCGGCTGCGGCGTCCCTCCAGCACACGCATGCGGACGTCGCGCGAGGTCTGGCCGAAGAAGGCGAAGCGGACGCCGAAGTGCTCGTCCTCCCAGGTGTCGGGACCCGTCTGGGAGAGCAGCTCCTCGAAGTGCTCCTTGCCGTCGGCCGTCAGCCGGTACACGATCTTCGCCCGGCGCCCGGCCAGCGGGGCCGTCTGGGCCCGCGCGGCCTGCTGCTCCTCCGGCTGCTCGCTCGGCTCCTCCACCAGCCAGCCGCGCTGCACCAGCGCTTTGAGGCAGGGGTAGAGCGAGCCGTAGCTGAAGGCGCGGAAGACGCCGAGCGAGGTGTTGAGCCGCTTGCGCAGCTCGTACCCGTGCATCGGGGACTCGCGCAGCAGACCGAGTACGGCGAACTCGAGAACGCCGGAGCGCCTGCTCACCGTCCGCCCACCTCCGTCCACAACCGCTTATCCCGTGCTTATCTCGCTCTGATGTATCGACTCGATACATCCCGA
It encodes the following:
- a CDS encoding inositol-3-phosphate synthase: MGSVRVAIAGVGNCAASLVQGVEYYKDADPDGKVPGLMHVQFGDYHVRDIEFVAAFDVDGKKVGLDLADAIGASENNTIKICDVPPTGVSVQRGHTHDGLGKYYRETIEESDAAPVDVVRALKDAQADVLVCYLPVGSQSAVEFYAQCALDAGVAFVNALPVFIAGTKEWADKFTAAGVPIVGDDIKSQVGATITHRVMAKLFEDRGVVLDRTMQLNVGGNMDFKNMLERERLESKKISKTQAVTSQIPDRDLGADNVHIGPSDFVAWLDDRKWAYVRLEGRAFGDVPLNLEYKLEVWDSPNSAGVIIDALRAAKIAKDRGIGGPILSASSYFMKSPPVQYFDDVARQNVQDFIDGKAER
- a CDS encoding helix-turn-helix transcriptional regulator — translated: MSRRSGVLEFAVLGLLRESPMHGYELRKRLNTSLGVFRAFSYGSLYPCLKALVQRGWLVEEPSEQPEEQQAARAQTAPLAGRRAKIVYRLTADGKEHFEELLSQTGPDTWEDEHFGVRFAFFGQTSRDVRMRVLEGRRSRLEERLAKMRASLARTRERLDDYTLELQRHGMESVEREVRWLSELIESERAGRPARETRPDRPAPGPSDNTDR
- a CDS encoding alanine racemase gives rise to the protein MALSLYVDNDRWRAHQQTVIQQFPGIVPVCKGNGYGFGHERLADEATAFGADILAVGTTYEAARTKDLFGGDLLVLTPFRKDEEPVPLPDRAIRSVSSVEGVGLMRGARVVIEVMSSMKRHGVTEQDLPRLHAAIDEVRLEGFAIHLPLDRADGSDAVEEVIGWMDRLRAARLPLDTMFVSHLLPEEFAVLQQQFPQTRFRARIGTRLWLGDHAATEYRGAILDVSRVAKGERFGYRQAKASGDGWLVVVAGGTSHGVGLESPKALHGITPRAKGVARAGLATVNRNLSPFVWAGKQRWFAEPPHMQVSILFVPADAPEPHVGEELVAILRHTTTAVDRTVDR